Part of the Arachis hypogaea cultivar Tifrunner chromosome 6, arahy.Tifrunner.gnm2.J5K5, whole genome shotgun sequence genome, CCCGAAAATTCTATAACTTTGTTGTCTCTTAAATACTTGTTTGTCAACATCATATATATTCTCATATATAATAatgatctaattttttttatagatgcTATAAAGTTTATAGCTAGTTAATTTTTGTCTTGGTGCATGAGTAATAGTATATACAGTAATAAGCACTAATAGATGCTGAGTTTAATTGACTAAAAATGTTTTACCACATGTTCAAATCAAATGaagttattattatatataaatgtaaCAAGCAAATGTATGTTTCTCTAGCTCTAATTCAAGAAAAGAAGAAGTCATTTCGTAGAAACATAACAAAGCATTTCCAATTTCCAAAGATTCTGTTCTACTTTGCAGTCTTAGTTTCCACCGTTGATAATGTTTATTACCATACTTATTATAAGTTAAGAGAATATATATAGATGTATTTTCCGAATTCTAGAGACTATTATTGCTGTTAATAATCATAATCATTATTTTCTTGATTATTCTCCAACGGAGAGAATTTTGACCAAGTATAAGGCATAGAAGCTACTAAAACATTTATGTAGACGAAACATAATTGTTTAGAATTTCAAGCACAAATTTTCTAATCTCCTTATTATTAGacgttttgtttatttattttagtagctTTTAGAAAATGATACAATTTGATGAACAGTGATATTATATTTGCTACTTGGTAAAAAGGCTTCTCTATCTATATTTTcataggcaaaccaattttttcattttttttaaatatatattagtcTCAAATATAATACTCAATGGCGACTTTATAGCTATGGAAATTGGAGAAATTTGTAAGTGCTGAGAGAGTAAATTAAATGTgtgtttttattttgataaattaacTGTTTTTCacattaatattataaatttattattatatttttaattaaattttaaaatattaataaaataaaaataaaatagatagtataaaaataaaaatattgatttgTTCTAATAAGAACAggcaaatttttcttttcttaaaaattgttTCTTATAGAATGATGCAATTGAGAttctgatttatttatttatttttatgatattttctaGTCTAGTAAAATAAGAATTAATTTATATTgactaataaattattgtatatgCAAGATGAATTTTTGATACTTGTTTAAGTAGATTAGTAAATTTATGATTGACTAATGCAATTTAGTTAGTGAGAGTCTGAATTTATTTTTGAGTAATATTAGGGGGTCAATAACTTTGATATCTTGTAATCATTAATtggttatcaataatatttttaatggtgtgagattatatccAATGGTAAGAAatcattcatttttcttttgatagttGAGTGTTGGCTAGAAAATATAAGAATTGCTGGCCCtagacttttttttttgggtcatgcTGGGAGTCTGAATTTGACTTTGGAAAGAAAGAAACAGTAACTGTGACCCAACTAACTAAACGGTTGTTAATAGTTTTTCTCTGTCCATGTCCGAAAAAAAACACAGTTGCAAGATTTGGGCCACACGAAAATTTCGGGCCGGTGTCGGAAGCCCATCAAAAACTAAAACCCTGCAACTTCACCTCTCTGCTCACTACTCAGTACTCACTCTCGCTCCTAAAACCCTCGCCTCTctgttcttccctttcttcttttaggGCTTCTCCCTCTCCTCACTCACAAGTCAAAATCCTCATCAAGCTCCAATGGCTACTATTGCTCTCAGGAATTCAAGTTCTAGGCGACTCTTCCCATTTTCTTCTCAAATCTTCTCTTCTGGTTGCAGACCCTTCCCCCCTCTCTCTGAATCCCCCTTTTCAAATGACAAgctctctccttcttcttcatcttcttcttcttccaatccTTGGTGGAGATCCATGGCCACCTTCACCAGAACGTAAGTTTTGATACTTCAATTTCACCTCTCATGGTGTTCCCAACATTGTGCTTGGTTTCTAACTTAATGCTTTATGAAaggaaaaattagatttttacctGTGAAAGTAGAGTTATGGTGTGATTTGTTTTTGGAAGTTGATTTGAACTTAGATGAATGGGTTCTTGGATTTGTTTGGATAGTATGTGATTCTGTGATTGTAAGGAGCCTTTTGGTTACTTCATGTCAGAAGTCTCAAGTTGTTGCCTTTTACATTTCCTCTTATTGCTCTGAGGTTTCTTTTGCTGACAGAAAACCCCATGTTAATGTTGGAACTATTGGGCACGTTGATCATGGGAAGACTACACTCACCGCAGCAATTACCAAGGTTTCAGTTCCATCTTACTCTACATTTTCATTATCATCATGTTGTTCATGTTACTCCACTTTTGTCTAGCTCGTCCTTTTCCATTCCCACGATGCTAtagtaaattaaatttgaaaaaaaggaTTATCTTATGGAGTTATTTCGTCTTACCTTTGATCAGGTTTTAGCCGATGAAGGAAAAGCTAAGGCTATAGCCTTTGATGAAATTGATAAGGCTcctgaagagaagaagagaggaattACAATTGCAACGGTTGGGACATAACGTTGTTCATTTTGGCAGGCCATTGTGGCCATGCAGTGAATTTAGTTCATTTTACAATTCCTGCCCTTATGATATGTACTTGctcaatgtttaaattttcagGCACACGTTGAGTATGAGACTGCTAAACGACACTATGCACATGTTGACTGCCCTGGACATGCTGATTATGTCAAAGTAAGCTTAAAACGTTTGCTTAATGGAAaaaatgttaattataattagtaTTGCCCAACAGAAATTGCGCAACTAAGTTGTAAAAGAGTGATTGAGTTGTTACCTAGGATTGTTCCACACTTCTACTAGTATGACAAGGTGGTGGAATGagatgatttttatttatttatttaagtgtGGATCACAAGATAATTTATATCCTGACTTGACTTTTAATGCATAAGTTATGCTTCTGCAATTTTGTGCATGTGGGACTATGCACATATATAACAACTAGCCATCGTGCAGAATATGATTACAGGAGCTGCACAAATGGATGGTGGAATACTTGTTGTATCTGCTCCTGATGGACCAATGCCCCAAACCAAGGAGCACATTCTTCTTGCTCGCCAAGTAGGTACCCTATTGAAGTGGTTTGTACATAATCCAAGTAAACTTTTAGCTCCTGAGTTACCTTCTGCCATATTAATATCTTGACATGATATATGCAGGTCGGTGTGCCTTCTCTGGTGTGCTTTTTGAATAAAGTTGATGCTGTCGATGATCCAGAGTTGTTAGAACTTGTAGAAATGGAGCTCCGGGGTAGggtgattttctaggattttgccTTATTTGTAAATAGTATGCGTGCATAGATTTCTGTTTTCCATGTGTTCGAACGTTTGCTTATGTTAATTATGAATCTGGCAGAGCTTCTAAGCTTCTACAAGTTCCCTGGAGATGAAATCCCCATCATCAGAGGCTCAGCATTGTCTGCTTTACAGGGTACAAATGACGAAATTGGAAGAAAGGCCATTCTAAAATTAATGGATGCTGTAGATGAATACATTCCTGACCCAGTTCGCCAACTTGACAAGCCTTTCCTTATGCCCATTGAAGATGTTTTTTCAATTCAGGTATATGGGAATGAACTTAAAGTTCCTATGGATTTTTTAAGCTGAATAAATTGAATATGGGAAGAACATGTAATAATATTCTTTCAATATTTGATTCTTTGATATTTTAGTCATGGCTAGTTTAACCTTCTTGTTGGTGGAACACTTTTTGCATATATCTTTTTTCAATTGGAATATTGGATATGATAGTTAAGGGGTTAATGTTCAAATTGGTCCTTGAAAGATTATAGATGAGTTAATTTGGTTCCTAAGAGATTCAATGCTTCAATTTGATCTTTGAAAGATACTAATGTGAGTCAGGTTGGTCCTTTGATTAACTTGCTGCTGACTTGTCATGTGGCACGTTAAGAACGTAATACATGGCAAGCTTTACCTTACATGTCAATAGTTATTAGTGACACATCAACAAGAAGTTAATGAACAAACCGAGTATGCTTGTGGATATCTTTGAGAGTACAAATTAGAATCTTTGAAGGACCAAATTGATTTTTGTGTGATCTTTTAGGAACCATTTTGAGCACTAACTCGATAGGCCGATAGTTAAATGTTGATTCTTTGTCCCccactcccccccccccccttttcttaATCGGTGTCAAAATTTACTTATACATTTTTTATCAATGCTGTTTAGTGCTCATGAAAACCTTCTTTGGTTTGCTCTTGAACATTCGAAAGTCACATTGTGATTTAAGCTATGATTTCCAGAATGTTACTTCAGCTtccttataatttattttttgatgaagGGACGAGGAACAGTTGCCACCGGCCGTGTTGAGCAAGGAATCATAAAAGTTGGTGATGAAGTGGAGGTTTTGGGTCTAATGCAGGTTTGTTCACCAAGGCTTTTCCTGGGTTTTGgcattcttttaattttaatgcattccattttattaaaaatgacaatTGCTGAATTTTTGTCTTAATATTCTTTATTTGCAAATTTAGTGATGTAATGGTTTTTTCTTAGATGGGCATATGTAGTGGTGGGTTCTAAAACTGAGTTTTTCTGTTCAGGGTGGCCCTCTTAAAACAACAGTTACTGGAGTTGAGATGTTCAAGAAGATTTTAGACCAAGGACAGGTGAGTGATTTGCATATTTATCCACAATGACTTCTCACATGGCATTTGCGAAACCAATGagtctttttatattttcataggcTGGTGACAATGTTGGTCTTCTTCTTCGAGGTCTGAAGCGTGAGGACATTCAACGTGGTCAGGTTAGTTGCAATTATCAAACTTTTCCCTTTCTTAGTGCTTGTGTATGCAACGTGAAACCCCACATTCAACCACTTATCTGACAAtgtatttgtattaaaaaaaaggtTATTGCCAAGCCTGGTTCTGTAAAAACATACAAAAAGTTTGAGGCGGAGATATATGTACTCACAAAAGATGAGGGTGGGCGACATACTGCTTTCTTCTCTAACTACAGACCTCAGTTTTACTTGAGAACTGCTGATGTCACTGGAAAAGTAGAATTGCCCGAAAATGTCAAGATGGTTATGCCTGGAGACAACGTGACTGCTGTGTTCGAATTAATTTCAGCTGTTCCACTTGAACAAGGTCAGTAAAACTGTAGGTCAAGAGGAATTTATCATCGCAACCTGTTCCTGTTGCTACCTAACCACATTATCCACATGCTATACAATGTTATCCTTGCCTTTTCTTTTAGCCTTTGTAGCTCGTTTATTTACCCATTGAATCATCTAATGCATTTTATGATGGGAGCGTTAAAACTTTGCTTTGCCAATTGCTGTTTGTTTTTTCAGGACAAAGATTTGCTTTGAGAGAAGGAGGCAGAACAGTTGGTGCAGGTGTGGTGTCAAAAGTACTGACTTAATATGCATGccgttcttcaattcttcaaaaaGGGTTGGAAGCCCTGAGACTTTACTATTATCTTCAAATTACGACGACGTCGCAATCAATTAAAATATTTAGCAGTTGTTTTGGATGAAATTGAGTAAATTTTAGAGAAGCTCACCTTAATTCATTTTTGTAGTTTAAATTTTGTCAACGTTCTCTTGGTTGCTGCAgaccattaaaaataatttgtgaatCATCTTTCTCTCTTTTACAA contains:
- the LOC112696172 gene encoding elongation factor Tu, mitochondrial, which codes for MATIALRNSSSRRLFPFSSQIFSSGCRPFPPLSESPFSNDKLSPSSSSSSSSNPWWRSMATFTRTKPHVNVGTIGHVDHGKTTLTAAITKVLADEGKAKAIAFDEIDKAPEEKKRGITIATAHVEYETAKRHYAHVDCPGHADYVKNMITGAAQMDGGILVVSAPDGPMPQTKEHILLARQVGVPSLVCFLNKVDAVDDPELLELVEMELRELLSFYKFPGDEIPIIRGSALSALQGTNDEIGRKAILKLMDAVDEYIPDPVRQLDKPFLMPIEDVFSIQGRGTVATGRVEQGIIKVGDEVEVLGLMQGGPLKTTVTGVEMFKKILDQGQAGDNVGLLLRGLKREDIQRGQVIAKPGSVKTYKKFEAEIYVLTKDEGGRHTAFFSNYRPQFYLRTADVTGKVELPENVKMVMPGDNVTAVFELISAVPLEQGQRFALREGGRTVGAGVVSKVLT